CCATAATCTCATTTGTTATATGGGTATGTGAACAACTCGTTTGTCTGAGAATATTTGGTGTGGGCCAGATGGCGCACGAAGCAAAACGTTCCTCTGTTGAATAATGAAGATCTAACTTTGACCTGTCATACAGATTGGGGACTTGATTGATGGTCTGCGTGACTTAAcaccgctttttttttttttgtttgtttttacaaccTGCAGTCAAATCAGTGGACCAACACGTTTAACCGATGCGTTCAGTTTTCCAATGTATTGCATACAGAGAATAGTTTCttgactggaaaaaaaaataactgacaAATGTTCTCTTTAATGTGGTATTTAATCCATCACTATACTATATAACAAACTGACTACATTTCAAAAGCTGATCAAATATTCAGCTCTGGAAGTTCATGATTAGGTTTCCTCTTCATATAATAACGTGTAAAAATAGATGATAAATAAATGGGGGAAGACATTTCAAACCAGTTAATTCAGAAAAACGCAGGCCAATACAGCAAACTAAAGCAAGACAATATTTTCAGTCAAAGTAAAGTGCCGGATGTCATGTTAAAACATTGGAATCAGCTTATTTGAGTCCGTGCTGCGTCTCCTTGTGTCTCCTCAAGTCCACTTTCCTTTGGAAACCTTTGCCGCACAGATCGCATCCGAAGGGTTTGAAGCCTGTGTGTTTCCTGCTGTGCGTGATGAGGTTGGAGCTCTGACTGAAGGCCTTCCCGCACACCTGACACTTGTGCGGCTTTTCACCTGTAGCGGGAGCAAAATCACGATGTCATGTCATTTATGCGTGCGTGACGCATTTATCCGTGACATTAAGTTCATGCAGTGTCTGACCTGTGTGGATGAAAGTGTGCTTTTTCATGTCGGACTTCTGGTGGAATCTCTTCCCGCAATACTGGCACGGATAAGGCCGCGTGTCCGAATGGATGAGCAGGTGCGTGGAGAGCGTGGAGGAACGCTTAAAGCTTTTGCCACAGATTTTACAGCTAAAGCTCCTCTCCTGTAAAAAGATTCAAAACGTGTGGAAGGCCTTAGACATAGCCTACATTCATCACGCAGAACTGCAGCTGGCCTATACTCAAATTCGGACAGCTTTGATAGCATAAGGCTCTTGATTAACTGTTTTCACTTTGAGACCCTAACCCACCTGTGAGTGGACCGCTCTGTGCTGATCCAAGCTCACTGCGTGTCCGAAGGTCTTCCCGCAGATCCCACACTCAAACGGCCGCGTCCCGCTGTGTGAGCGCCGCACATGCACCTCCAGCCCGTGAGGCGTGGAGAACACCTTTGGAAAGACACACGGACGAGTTTTTTAAGCTTCTTCGTAATCAAgctcaaaataaagaaaacgttgTGATTCAGCTTAAATGATTTTCCACAAATGGCATTTATCTATTTTAAAATCAATAGAAAATATATTGAAATATAATGTCAAATCCTGAAGTTGTTACAATAAATTTGTTATGAATGACATATTCTCAAACTCAAATAGGCCTAGATTTGAACTGtgagtaaataaaatataaacacgTACCTTGCAGCATTTAATGCACTTGTAGGATCCATTTACTTCGAGGTTAGATGGCAAGAAATCATTCTCAGATTTGATTTCGGCCCCATGGGGCTCCTGCTTTGCCTCCACGTACAGCTCGTCTCCGTCCCGCATCCTGCATATTCGGTGGGCCGTTGAAGAATAGTCCTGGTAGCATCCGGCCCCGAGGCCCCGCTGTGCGTAAACCTGCTCACTGCCGCTGTCCTCTGCCCCGTACTTGCTGACGGGTGA
The sequence above is drawn from the Odontesthes bonariensis isolate fOdoBon6 chromosome 14, fOdoBon6.hap1, whole genome shotgun sequence genome and encodes:
- the gfi1aa gene encoding growth factor independent 1A transcription repressor a encodes the protein MPRSFLVKSKRAHSYHQPRYLDDDYSRLDTILAHVCAETKSHGEFESNLEPQEDVTAASRRRSPGSLSSSSPLSCGGSVCERSSDCDFWRPPSPSSSPDSEKCSMPAAEDGRFNIPLLPYSWSAYSGSKLRHLVQGPYQQPLRGHRGSHSPVSKYGAEDSGSEQVYAQRGLGAGCYQDYSSTAHRICRMRDGDELYVEAKQEPHGAEIKSENDFLPSNLEVNGSYKCIKCCKVFSTPHGLEVHVRRSHSGTRPFECGICGKTFGHAVSLDQHRAVHSQERSFSCKICGKSFKRSSTLSTHLLIHSDTRPYPCQYCGKRFHQKSDMKKHTFIHTGEKPHKCQVCGKAFSQSSNLITHSRKHTGFKPFGCDLCGKGFQRKVDLRRHKETQHGLK